From Carassius auratus strain Wakin chromosome 22, ASM336829v1, whole genome shotgun sequence, a single genomic window includes:
- the LOC113039424 gene encoding uncharacterized protein LOC113039424 translates to MTVIFNALAVILFLPYHVAFDKVSVSLKMGDSVTLHTGVKTNQQEDIKWYFGDTRIAQITGDLSFICTGVQCNEGTERFRDRLKLDNQTGSLTIMNTTNTDSGLYKLKIISSNDSEKIFSVSVTEVPATELHEMKEGESVTLDSGVIKHPNDVMTWYFNQTEITGDQSKICTDAQCKKRFGDRLKLDHQTESLIITDTRNTDSGEYKLQVSSSDSSFSITTVKRFSVSVTAVPDSDLSSAAVAGIFVAVILLVAVAVAAGVVYYRCRRRTAVPQNEDDDDDDNSPPDPKSIHLR, encoded by the exons ATGACGGTTATTTTTAATGCACTCGCAGTGATTTTGTTTTTACCCTACCATG TTGCATTTGATAAAGTATCAGTATCTCTGAAGatgggagattcagtcactctacacactggtgttaaaacaaaccaacaagaaGATATTAAATGGTATTTCGGTGACACTCGCATCGCTCAAATCACTGGAGATCTCAGTTTTATCTGTACTGGTGTTCAGTGTAATGAAgggactgagagattcagagacagactgaaactagacaatcagactggatctctgaccatcatgaacaccacAAACactgactctggactttataaactgaAAATCATAAGCAGCAATGACAGTGAAAAGATCTTCAGTGTTTCTGTCACTG aggtTCCTGCTACTGAACTACATGAAatgaaggagggagaatctgtcactttagaCTCTGGTGTAATAAAACACCCAAATGATGTGATGACATGGTATTTTAATCAGactgaaatcactggagatcagagtaagatctgtacagatgcTCAGTGTAAAAAGAGATTcggagacagactgaagctggatcatcagactgaatctctgatcatcacagacaccagaaacacagactctggagaatataaactacagGTCAGCAGCAGCGATAGCAGCTTCAGCATCACCACAGTGAAGagattcagtgtttctgtcactG CTGTTCCAGATTCAGATCTGTCTTCAGCTGCTGTCGCAGGAATATTTGTTGCTGTTATTCTTCTGGTGGCTGTGGCTGTAGCTGCTGGTGTGGTTTACTATCGCTGCAGGAGACGTACAGCAGTACCACAGAAT gaggatgatgatgatgatgataattctCCGCCTGATCCCAAGAGCATTCATTTGAGGTAG